A part of Cotesia glomerata isolate CgM1 linkage group LG4, MPM_Cglom_v2.3, whole genome shotgun sequence genomic DNA contains:
- the LOC123263520 gene encoding apoptosis-inducing factor 3-like, producing MGGKSCKSYSITRRSASQKLPSTGGSPDQDYITSVVCQESEISENQMKLLELKDGTETEVGKILLIKQKGQLHAIGTKCTHYGALLHTGALGDGRIRCPWHGACFNIKTGDIEDYPGLDSLPCYKVTLEQGQVIVQARRKDLDANRRLRTTNINSCSASRSVVIIGGGPAGATCADTLRQEGFAGRILMICKEPVLPYDRIKVSKMMDFDVSKSLLRNQNYYDEHNIETKLDVEAVELDTDNKTVTLSSGERISYSSVFLATGSKPRMPSVPGTELSNVFLVRTQADAARINSQLSQDKHVIVLGQSFIGMEAAAYCQNKVASVTVVGRDTVPLRAVFGEEIGTRILKEHQAKGVKFVFNNNIAKFLPKEQSNDLGTVELTDGTKLQADVAIVGIGSSPYTDWLKGSKVLMQDGAVVVDEFLKSSVDDVYAGGDIAYAPVFVSGGAMAAIGHYPLAHYHGRIAALNICQKVTPLKAVPYFWTNLFGKNYRYAGHGRASSVKIFGSLEDFKFFAYYLNDGKVIAMSSAGSDPIVSDFAEYIYEGNVLTEQQIEDNPIGWMRNKPVELLRNIFKDKFDSLNKSFCKGIGLQKEPMQKIFKKEFHTLTHKHINSHKSCTMKFLHKFIKLRLFRPI from the exons ATGGGCGGCAAAAGCTGCAAATCCTACTCCATAACCCGTAGATCCGCCTCGCAGAAGTTGCCATCTACCGGCGGTTCCCCAGACCAAGACTACATAACCAGCGTCGTATGCCAGGAATCGGAAATTTCCGAGAACCAGATGAAGTTACTCGAGTTAAAAGACGGAACGGAAACGGAAGTAGGAAAAATACTGTTGATAAAGCAGAAAGGTCAGTTGCACGCAATAGGAACAAAGTGCACGCACTATGGCGCCCTCTTGCACACGGGAGCTCTTGGCGACGGAAGAATTCGCTGTCCTTGGCACGGAGCTTGCTTTAATATCAAAACCGGCGATATAGAAGACTATCCAGGGTTAGATTCGCTTCCTTGCTACAAGGTGACCTTGGAACAAGGTCAAGTGATCGTCCAAGCTCGCCGAAAGGACCTTGACGCGAACAGAAGACTCAGAACTACCAATATCAACAGCTGTTCCGCGTCAAGGTCAGTTGTGATCATCGGAGGGGGTCCAGCTGGCGCCACCTGTGCTGATACTCTTCGCCAGGAAGGATTCGCTGGGCGAATCCTGATGATTTGTAAGGAACCAGTGCTTCCTTATGATAGAATTAAGGTCTCCAAGATGATGGACTTTGATGTGTCCAAATCGCTGCTGAGGAACCAGAATTATTACGACGAACATAATATTGAAACAAAGCTAGATGTTGAAGCCGTGGAACTGGACACTGATAACAAAACAGTGACCTTAAGTTCCGGAGAACGAATTAGTTACAGTTCCGTGTTCCTGGCAACTGGCAGCAAGCCCAGAATGCCGTCTGTTCCAGGAACCGAATTGAGCAACGTGTTCCTGGTTAGAACTCAAGCAGACGCTGCTAGGATCAACAGCCAGTTATCTCAGGACAAACATGTCATCGTTCTGGGCCAGAGCTTCATTGGAATGGAAGCTGCGGCTTATTGCCAGAACAAGGTGGCTTCTGTGACGGTGGTTGGTAGAGACACTGTTCCACTTCGTGCTGTCTTTGGTGAGGAGATTGGAACCAGGATACTCAAGGAACATCAAGCCAAGGGGGTTAAGTTTGtgtttaataacaatattgcCAAGTTTTTGCCGAAGGAACAAAGCAATGACCTTGGAACAGTGGAACTTACAGATGGAACCAAGTTACAAGCTGATGTTGCTATTGTGGGCATTGGTTCCAGTCCGTATACTGATTGGCTGAAAGGTTCCAAGGTTCTGATGCAAGATGGCGCTGTGGTTGTTGATGAGTTCTTGAAGAGCAGTGTTGATGATGTCTATGCTGGAGGCGACATTGCTTATGCACCTGTTTTTGTTTCGGGAGGTGCTATGGCTGCTATTGGGCATTATCCGCTTGCCCATTATCATGGAAGAATTGCTGCTTTGAATATTTGCCAGAAGGTGACGCCTCTGAAGGCTGTTCCGTACTTCTGGACTAATTTGTTTGGAAAGAATTATCGATATGcag gtCACGGACGTGCTTCAAGCGTCAAAATTTTCGGATCTCTGGAAGACTTTAAATTCTTTGCTTACTATTTAAACGACGGAAAAGTAATAGCAATGAGCAGCGCCGGAAGTGACCCGATTGTTTCCGACTTTGCTGAATATATCTACGAAGGGAATGTACTTACCGAGCAGCAGATCGAGGATAACCCTATCGGGTGGATGCGAAACAAGCCTGTTGAACTTTTGcgaaatatatttaaagataaatttgattCGCTGAACAAGTC gTTTTGTAAGGGTATTGGGTTACAAAAGGAGCCAAtgcagaaaatatttaaaaaagagtTCCATACGTTAACCCATAAGCACATTAACAGTCACAAAAGTTGTACAATGAAATTTCTACAcaagtttattaaattgagaCTTTTCCGtcctatttaa
- the LOC123263535 gene encoding CXXC-type zinc finger protein 1-like, whose amino-acid sequence MSKKRHGLSKEEIAKQFMLPERKSKIATLLKQDGQAYCICRSSDSSRFMIGCDACEEWYHGDCINITEKDAKYIKQFFCVRCREEDSTLITRYKPRKTEQEDRRFKKYRHKDGRTPGTGTGTGRGYEYDEPWAEEALIVKKPQSKRCGECSGCLRTENCGKCDPCRHLKKFGLSVRLKLRCIQRTCRSIGAIPLKPSKSLNRSEKPSKKRKRDSSNEREQLYNLYETPRQCYGPACTRQSRVGSKYCSDECGIKLATNRIYQVLPQRIQEWSLTSCVAEQNNQHSLESIRKQQQDVRVILQELDKRHAELDRIVERAKNATIDPNFEIDDNDDTEMSMYCITCGHEIHSRTAIKHMEKCFNKYESQASFGSIFKTRIEGQVMFCDFFNPINRTYCKRLRVLCPEHCKDPKVSDTEVCGCPLVTNVFDTTGEFCRAPKKSCVKHYVWEKLRRAEIDMERVRQWLKIDELVEQERQIRSNMATRAGVLALMLHSTYNHELMEQMTQEQNREQLQAMEEELERRYSQFNQRKVN is encoded by the exons atgagtaAAAAAAGACATGGATTATCa aaAGAGGAAATTGCTAAGCAGTTTATGCTGCCAGagagaaaaagtaaaataGCAACTTTATTAAAACAAGATGGGCAAGCTTATTGTATTTGTCGCAGTTCTGACAGTTCTCGTTTTATGAT cGGGTGCGATGCTTGTGAAGAATGGTACCATGGAGATTGCATTAATATTACTGAAAAAGATGCTAAatatattaaacaatttttctgtGTG cggTGCAGAGAAGAAGACTCGACATTAATAACCCGCTACAAGCCTCGTAAAACCGAACAAGAAGACCGAAGGTTCAAAAAGTACCGCCACAAAGACGGCAGAACCCCCGGAACCGGAACCGGAACCGGTCGGGGGTACGAGTACGACGAGCCGTGGGCAGAAGAAGCTCTGATAGTAAAAAAACCTCAATCAAAGCGCTGCGGGGAGTGCAGCGGTTGCTTAAGAACCGAGAACTGCGGCAAGTGCGACCCCTGccggcatttaaaaaaattcgggCTCTCAGTTCGGCTTAAGCTCCGCTGCATCCAGCGAACTTGCCGTTCCATTGGCGCGATCCCGCTAAAACCTTCTAAAAGCCTGAACCGCTCGGAAAAACCTAGCAAGAAGCGCAAGCGCGATTCTAGTAACGAAAGAGAGCAGCTTTATAATTTGTACGAAACTCCTAGGCAATGCTACGGCCCAGCTTGCACTAGACAATCTAGAGTGGGGAGCAAATACTGCTCGGATGAGTGTGGGATTAAATTAGCCACCAATAGGATTTATCAGGTGCTGCCACAGAGGATCCAGGAGTGGTCGCTGACATCTTGCGTCGCTGAACAGAACAATCAGCACTCTCTTGAGTCCATTAGGAAGCAGCAGCAGGATGTTAGGGTTATTCTTCAGGAGTTGGATAAGAGACATGCAGAATTGGATAGGATTGTAGAGAGGGCTAAAAATGCTACAATTGATCCCAATTTTGAgattgatgataatgatgacaCGGAGATGAGCATGTATTGTATCACTTGTGGGCATGAGATTCATTCCAGGACTGCTATTAAACATATGGAGAAGTGTTTTAATAag tACGAATCTCAAGCATCATTCGGTTCAATCTTCAAAACCCGAATTGAAGGTCAAGTGATGTTCTGCGACTTCTTCAACCCGATAAACCGAACATACTGCAAGCGCCTGCGCGTCCTCTGTCCCGAGCACTGCAAGGACCCAAAAGTGAGCGACACGGAGGTCTGCGGTTGCCCTCTGGTGACGAACGTCTTCGACACTACCGGAGAATTCTGCCGAGCGCCAAAGAAGAGCTGCGTTAAGCACTACGTGTGGGAAAAGCTGCGTAGGGCGGAAATAGACATGGAACGCGTCAGACAATGGTTGAAGATCGACGAACTGGTGGAACAGGAACGCCAGATTCGTTCCAATATGGCGACTAGAGCAGGGGTTCTCGCGCTGATGCTCCACTCGACGTATAATCACGAGTTGATGGAACAAATGACTCAAGAACAGAACCGGGAACAGTTACAAGCCATGGAGGAGGAACTTGAGAGGAGATACAGTCAATTTAATCAACGGAAAGTTAATTGA